A stretch of Paenibacillus mucilaginosus 3016 DNA encodes these proteins:
- a CDS encoding aminoglycoside adenylyltransferase domain-containing protein — translation MEIRIPAALLPLLQAYANLLEERLPGRMKGVYLLGSAALDAFRPPCSDVDVLGVSDGPLDPEWLMELTFIHAKLAGEHEFGRRMEVQYASEHKLNGMRSGSPLNLAAGACYEWEGERFKGIRETGPKLAALWILKHHGIRIAGAPAAALDVRLDGESLRREMSYNLDVYWAWRRKEPDLFLQDLWIEFAVLTFCRIYYTLDTGAIISKEAAAAYVRQRTAACGQPVIDEALRIRSGRGEPVFPDAVQRRRETLRFLDELSDRLPREYELKPWTRE, via the coding sequence ATGGAGATCAGGATACCGGCAGCCCTGCTGCCTTTGCTGCAAGCTTATGCGAACCTGCTGGAGGAGAGGCTGCCCGGCCGGATGAAGGGGGTTTATCTGCTCGGTTCCGCCGCGCTTGACGCGTTCCGTCCGCCGTGCAGCGATGTCGATGTGCTGGGCGTGAGCGACGGACCTTTGGATCCTGAATGGTTAATGGAGCTGACCTTCATCCATGCGAAGCTTGCTGGGGAGCACGAATTCGGCCGGCGGATGGAGGTGCAGTATGCGTCGGAGCACAAGCTGAACGGAATGCGGAGCGGCTCTCCGCTGAACCTTGCTGCGGGAGCTTGTTACGAATGGGAGGGAGAGCGCTTCAAGGGAATCAGGGAGACGGGGCCGAAACTGGCGGCGCTGTGGATTCTGAAGCACCATGGAATCCGGATTGCCGGGGCACCGGCGGCCGCGCTTGATGTCCGCTTAGACGGGGAAAGCCTCCGGCGCGAGATGAGCTATAATCTGGACGTCTACTGGGCGTGGAGGCGGAAGGAGCCTGATTTGTTCCTGCAGGACCTCTGGATCGAATTCGCCGTGCTGACGTTCTGCCGCATCTATTACACCCTCGATACGGGGGCCATCATCTCCAAGGAAGCGGCTGCTGCCTATGTGCGGCAGCGGACGGCGGCCTGCGGACAGCCTGTCATCGATGAAGCGCTCCGGATCCGGAGCGGCAGGGGGGAGCCGGTCTTCCCGGATGCGGTGCAGCGCCGGCGGGAGACGCTCCGGTTCCTGGATGAGCTCTCAGACCGTCTTCCCCGCGAATATGAACTGAAGCCTTGGACGCGGGAGTAA
- a CDS encoding GerAB/ArcD/ProY family transporter, translating into MSKHLLVINQRQMAWLVGSLLTGGGLMSVQHELVRITKMDAWFSYILPTLYVLFIAFVFAQLSRRFPQLNLFEITMKMFGRMAGTLVNLVLILHIWLILMRDLRALGKFINTMLLPNTPEEILVMLLMLILMFYGRTSVEVLARVNDLFFPLFFIVIALLPLLLSNELNKELIQPVLVSGPIKMLYSNLLSFGWYGDTLVAGAFLHTVWNARQVQAAIRHGAIMATTLLSLFIFMVLVVLGPVMPANMIYPNYSLVQHVHITDFLDRVDLPILSIWFPVLVCKLLMIYLAFLTGLASLLRERDYTFINSPVSLVLLLTSMLAFKSTTEVHAFGNYSSPVIILAYQPLLLAALLIGMRRFPKKSAGEQASGGSDDSSNGGSGSASPRRSGAASGGGGGGSPGARIQRRFQALSYGHLVLMSNVLLLLCVLFVGAGVFFAKSFAMLGAVGALGYTVCLLLALLTSHFEMNRADQHGG; encoded by the coding sequence ATGTCCAAGCATCTGCTTGTTATCAACCAGCGACAAATGGCATGGCTTGTCGGCTCCCTGCTGACCGGCGGCGGCCTGATGTCCGTTCAGCATGAACTTGTCCGTATCACCAAGATGGATGCGTGGTTCTCGTATATTCTGCCGACGCTCTATGTGCTGTTCATCGCCTTCGTGTTCGCTCAGCTGTCCCGCCGCTTTCCCCAGCTGAATCTATTCGAGATCACCATGAAGATGTTCGGCAGGATGGCCGGGACCCTCGTCAACCTGGTGTTGATCCTGCATATTTGGCTGATCCTGATGCGGGATTTACGGGCTCTTGGCAAGTTCATCAATACGATGCTGCTGCCCAACACGCCGGAAGAGATCCTGGTGATGCTGCTGATGCTCATCCTCATGTTCTACGGCAGGACCAGCGTTGAAGTGCTGGCCCGGGTGAACGATCTGTTCTTCCCGCTCTTCTTTATCGTGATCGCGCTTCTCCCGCTTCTGCTCTCCAACGAGCTGAACAAGGAGCTGATCCAGCCGGTGCTGGTCAGCGGGCCGATCAAGATGCTGTATTCGAACCTGCTGAGCTTCGGGTGGTACGGGGACACGCTGGTCGCAGGCGCCTTCCTGCATACGGTCTGGAACGCAAGGCAGGTGCAGGCCGCCATCCGCCACGGGGCCATCATGGCCACCACCCTGCTCAGCCTCTTCATCTTCATGGTGCTGGTCGTGCTCGGGCCCGTCATGCCGGCGAACATGATCTACCCGAATTACAGCCTGGTGCAGCACGTTCATATTACGGACTTCCTGGACCGCGTGGACCTGCCGATCCTCAGCATCTGGTTTCCGGTTCTCGTCTGCAAATTGCTGATGATCTATCTGGCCTTCCTTACGGGGCTGGCCAGCCTGCTGCGGGAGAGGGATTACACGTTCATCAACTCTCCGGTCTCGCTGGTTCTGCTGCTGACCTCGATGCTGGCCTTCAAGAGCACAACCGAGGTGCATGCCTTCGGCAATTACAGCTCGCCGGTGATCATCCTGGCTTACCAGCCGCTGCTGCTGGCGGCCCTGCTGATCGGGATGCGCCGGTTCCCGAAGAAGTCTGCCGGGGAGCAGGCCTCCGGCGGCTCGGACGACAGCTCGAACGGCGGTTCAGGCTCCGCCAGCCCCCGCAGGAGCGGAGCTGCATCGGGAGGCGGGGGCGGAGGCAGCCCGGGGGCCCGTATCCAGCGGCGCTTCCAAGCCTTGAGCTACGGCCATCTCGTCCTGATGAGCAACGTCCTGCTCCTGCTCTGCGTGCTGTTCGTCGGGGCCGGCGTGTTCTTCGCCAAATCGTTCGCCATGCTGGGCGCGGTCGGGGCCCTGGGCTACACGGTCTGCCTGCTGCTGGCGCTGCTGACCTCGCACTTCGAAATGAACCGCGCCGATCAGCATGGCGGCTAG
- a CDS encoding bactofilin family protein: MLKSMLGQKGRGSKAASGVTLIGEGCEFEGALRSEADLRIEGEFNGVLQASGEVAIGERGRVRTTDLRARDVVIAGRLEGRVEAEGRVRITSTGKLIGTVRAAVLMIEQGAVFQGQSEMMEEARQEDAPLAIAMI, encoded by the coding sequence ATGCTGAAATCCATGCTTGGACAAAAAGGCCGCGGTTCCAAAGCCGCCAGCGGGGTGACCCTCATCGGCGAGGGCTGTGAATTCGAGGGCGCGCTCCGGTCGGAAGCCGACCTGCGGATTGAAGGCGAGTTCAACGGGGTGCTGCAGGCCTCGGGCGAGGTCGCCATCGGCGAACGGGGACGGGTCCGCACGACGGACCTGCGGGCCCGCGATGTCGTCATCGCCGGCAGGCTGGAGGGCCGGGTGGAGGCCGAAGGCCGCGTGCGGATCACCTCCACGGGGAAGCTGATCGGCACCGTCCGCGCCGCCGTTCTGATGATCGAGCAGGGCGCGGTGTTCCAGGGCCAAAGCGAGATGATGGAAGAGGCGAGGCAGGAAGATGCGCCTCTGGCGATCGCCATGATATAA
- a CDS encoding M23 family metallopeptidase: protein MNFKWFRNKLTFVIIPEANGSVVRVNLSRGLIGGALLLAVLLIGASGIIYFRHLHSTASAYLRTSELNGRTARLEQDLKGKNAAIEQLQNELHSLSKQAEQVHSRMEEMKRLEQELKKLAPGSAPASGGSGGTPAVSAAAGSGAAGGMGGPAVPVTARDMQELANLTEARYLELEREMTRLQGHFTRSKQLLLEKLERQRRTPSLWPTLSKIVTSPYGYRKDPFTKKLSFHRGIDIAGKMNDPVYAAAGGTVREVGYDKLHGHNVILEHADGLRTWYMHLSSASVRKGQTVDKGQQIGKLGTTGRSTGPHLHYEIQLGGKSTDPAPYLPASYRKEKG from the coding sequence ATGAATTTCAAGTGGTTTCGCAACAAGCTGACCTTCGTGATCATACCCGAAGCGAACGGCAGCGTCGTCCGTGTCAACCTCTCCCGCGGCCTGATCGGCGGTGCCCTGCTGCTGGCGGTCCTGCTCATCGGCGCGTCGGGGATCATCTACTTCCGGCACCTGCATTCCACGGCTTCGGCCTACCTCCGCACATCGGAGCTGAACGGCCGGACCGCGCGGCTCGAGCAGGACCTGAAGGGCAAGAACGCCGCGATCGAGCAGCTTCAAAATGAGCTGCATTCCTTATCGAAGCAGGCCGAGCAGGTGCACAGCCGGATGGAGGAAATGAAGCGGCTCGAGCAGGAACTGAAGAAGCTCGCCCCCGGCAGTGCACCGGCCTCGGGGGGCTCCGGCGGCACGCCGGCCGTCTCGGCGGCAGCCGGCAGCGGCGCGGCGGGAGGCATGGGCGGTCCGGCCGTTCCCGTGACGGCCAGGGATATGCAGGAGCTCGCGAATCTGACCGAGGCCCGATATCTCGAGCTCGAACGGGAGATGACCCGGCTTCAGGGGCATTTTACCCGCTCCAAGCAGCTCCTGCTCGAGAAGCTGGAGCGCCAGCGCCGCACGCCGAGCCTCTGGCCGACTCTCTCCAAGATCGTCACTTCGCCCTACGGGTACCGCAAGGACCCGTTCACGAAGAAGCTCAGCTTCCACCGCGGGATTGATATTGCAGGGAAGATGAACGATCCGGTCTATGCGGCTGCCGGAGGCACGGTGCGTGAGGTCGGCTACGACAAGCTGCACGGCCATAATGTGATTCTGGAGCATGCGGACGGCCTCAGAACCTGGTACATGCACCTGAGCAGCGCTTCGGTACGCAAAGGACAGACGGTCGACAAAGGCCAGCAGATCGGCAAGCTCGGCACGACGGGCCGCAGCACCGGACCGCATCTGCACTACGAAATCCAGCTGGGCGGCAAGAGCACCGATCCCGCTCCTTACCTGCCCGCCTCATATCGAAAGGAGAAAGGTTGA
- a CDS encoding HAD family hydrolase, protein MTKQTILFDMDDTLIHCNKYFDLVAEQFADQMETWFHGYHLSIDEVKKKQSEIDLERVLVSGFAPDHFPQSFVDTYEYYLNLTGRPRSEQEIERLRELGASVYGHGIEPYPHMEETLRTLQAEGHELHLYTGGEPTIQMRKVTEAGLQRFFATRIHITRHKNAEFLESLIRTNGWDRKVTWMIGNSMRTDINPALKCGINAIFMPAEQEWAYNQVELETEPAGAYFTLPSLNAIPDAIRSYTEPKAAASG, encoded by the coding sequence ATGACGAAGCAGACCATCTTATTTGATATGGACGACACACTGATCCACTGCAACAAGTACTTTGATCTGGTTGCCGAACAGTTCGCCGATCAGATGGAAACGTGGTTCCACGGCTACCATCTGTCGATCGATGAAGTGAAGAAGAAACAATCCGAGATCGACCTGGAGCGGGTGCTCGTCAGCGGTTTCGCACCGGACCACTTCCCCCAGTCGTTCGTGGATACGTATGAATATTATCTGAACCTCACCGGACGGCCGCGCAGCGAGCAGGAGATCGAGCGCCTCCGGGAGCTCGGCGCTTCCGTATACGGCCACGGCATCGAGCCCTATCCCCACATGGAAGAAACGCTCCGTACGCTTCAGGCCGAAGGCCATGAGCTGCACCTGTATACGGGCGGTGAACCGACGATCCAGATGCGCAAGGTCACGGAGGCGGGACTGCAGCGCTTTTTTGCCACACGGATTCATATCACGCGCCACAAGAACGCCGAATTCCTCGAGAGCCTGATCCGTACGAACGGATGGGACCGCAAGGTGACCTGGATGATCGGCAACTCGATGCGGACGGACATCAACCCTGCGCTCAAATGCGGCATTAACGCCATCTTCATGCCGGCCGAGCAGGAATGGGCGTACAATCAGGTCGAGCTTGAGACGGAACCGGCCGGCGCCTACTTCACGCTGCCGAGCCTGAACGCCATCCCGGATGCCATCCGCAGCTATACCGAGCCCAAGGCGGCCGCCAGCGGCTGA